From the genome of Cytophagales bacterium WSM2-2:
GACCATGCCCGTGTTGCATTTCGCGATGGCATTACATCACTAGGTCATCGGACCAAAGAGTTTGAGAAAATCTTTCAATCCACTACCGAAGGTTTAAAAACACTGCTCAATATTCCGCCCGGCTTCCATATTTTCTTCGCGTCATCGGCCACAGAAATCTGGGAGCGGTCCATTCAAAACCTGGTGGAAGAGAAATCTTACCATTTGGTGAATGGTGCCTTTTCTAATCGCTTCTTTGAGATCGGAAAACTCCTGGGGAAGAATTCAGTAAAAACGGAAGTATCATTCGGCCATGGATTTGACGACAAATTAGCTATCCCCTCGGATGTGGAGATGATCGGTATCACGCAAAATGAAACCAGCACGGGCGTTTCAGTGTCCACCGATTTCATCAACCAATTTCGGGTTACTAATCCTAATGCGTTGATCGTTGTAGATGCAGTTTCCTCTCTTCCCTACCCTGAATTCGACTACACAAAAGTCGACTCAGTTTTCTTTTCTGTTCAGAAAGGATTCGGTCTGCCGGCAGGGCTGGGTGTATGGATTGTAAACGAAAGATGCATTGCCAAGGCCGAAGATCTAATCGCTAAGGGAAAAGGCGTGGGCACTTATCATTCGCTTCCATTCTAT
Proteins encoded in this window:
- the serC gene encoding phosphoserine aminotransferase, with the protein product MKSAINFAPGPSQLYFTVPDHARVAFRDGITSLGHRTKEFEKIFQSTTEGLKTLLNIPPGFHIFFASSATEIWERSIQNLVEEKSYHLVNGAFSNRFFEIGKLLGKNSVKTEVSFGHGFDDKLAIPSDVEMIGITQNETSTGVSVSTDFINQFRVTNPNALIVVDAVSSLPYPEFDYTKVDSVFFSVQKGFGLPAGLGVWIVNERCIAKAEDLIAKGKGVGTYHSLPFYLQNARKHQTPETPNVLGIYLLSKVVEDFLRKGVQTLKRETDYKAAILYQALGKHQWLAPFVKNKKDQSQTVIVMQCGDKTERVNEYLKLVGIHAGEGYGVLKKMQLRFANFPAHSKEQFELLVDSLEKFS